From a single Callithrix jacchus isolate 240 chromosome 5, calJac240_pri, whole genome shotgun sequence genomic region:
- the ASPSCR1 gene encoding tether containing UBX domain for GLUT4 isoform X16, whose protein sequence is MVPASRSREGPENMVRIALQLDDGSRLQDTFCSGQTLWELLSHFAQTRDGLQQPGGATPVCVYTRDEVMGEAALRDTTLQSLGLTGGSASIRFVMKRCDPVGKTPASLGSSASAGQAAASPPLPLESGELCRGDLSRQEDVDTMGSSCEDLQKKQSMRAPMPAPFVPFSGGGQRLGGPSGPMRPLISSSAKLPTSLSSPGGPSKPKKSKPGQDPQQEPEPEPPVDREPVVCHPDLEERLQAWSAELPDEFFELTVDDLRRRLAQLKSERKRLEEAPLMTKAFREAQMKEKLERYPKVALRVLFPDRYILQGFFRPSETVGDLRDFVRSHLGHPELPFYLFITPPKTVLDNYSCTLFQANLFPAALVHFGAKEPAGVYLEPGLLERTISPSAADVLVARYMSRATRSPSPLPAPNPAPESEPPAEEGALGPTEPISEMVPPVKRSLGKVPKWLKLPANKR, encoded by the exons ATGGTGCCCGCCTCCCGGAGCCGCGAGGGGCCCGAGAACATG GTTCGCATTGCTTTGCAGCTGGATGATGGCTCCAGGTTGCAGGACACCTTCTGTTCAGGCCAGACCCTCTGGGAGCTTCTCAGCCATTTTGCACAGACCAG GGACGGCCTGCAGCAGCCTGGTGGGGCGACCCCAGTGTGCGTGTACACAAGGGATGAG GTGATGGGTGAAGCTGCCCTGAGGGACACCACACTGCAGTCGCTGGGCCTCACGGGGGGCAGTGCCTCCATCAG GTTTGTCATGAAGCGCTGTGACCCTGTGGGCAAGACCCCAGCAAGCCTGGGCTCATCAGCGTCGGCTGGCCAGGCAGCTGCCAGCCCTCCACTCCCCTTGGAATCTGGGGAGCTCTGCCGTGGTGACCTGAGCCGTCAGGAGGACGTGGACACCATGGGGTCCAGCTGCGAGGATTTGCAGAAGAAGCAGAGCATGAGGGCGCCCATGCCTGCCCCCTTCGTTCCTTTCTCAGGCGGGGGACAGCGACTGGGGGGCCCCTCTGGGCCCATGAGGCCTCTGATTTCATCATCAGCCAAGTTGCCAACATCCCTCTCCAGCCCCGGAGGCCCCTCCAAGCCAAAGAAGTCCAAGCCTGGCCAGGATCCCCAGcaggagccagagccagagccg CCTGTGGACCGGGAGCCAGTGGTGTGCCACCCCGACCTGGAGGAGCGGCTGCAGGCCTGGTCGGCAGAGCTGCCTGACGAGTTCTTCGAGCTGACGGTGGACGATCTGAGAAGACGCTTGGCCCAGCTCAAGAGTGAGCG GAAGCGCCTGGAAGAAGCACCCTTGATGACTAAGGCCTTCAGGGAGGCGCAGATGAAGGAGAAGCTGGAGCGCTACCCAAAG GTGGCTCTGAGGGTCCTGTTCCCTGACCGCTACATCCTGCAGGGCTTCTTTCGCCCCAGCGAGACAG TAGGGGACTTGCGAGACTTCGTGAGGAGCCACTTGGGGCACCCTGAGCTGCCATTTTACCTGT TCATCACCCCTCCAAAAACAGTCCTGGACAACTACTCGTGCACCCTCTTTCAG GCGAACCTCTTCCCGGCTGCTCTGGTGCACTTTGGAGCCAAGGAACCAGCAG GTGTCTACCTGGAGCCTGGCCTGCTGGAGCGCACCATCTCCCCATCCGCGGCCGACGTGCTGGTGGCCAG GTACATGTCCAGAGCCACCAGGTCCCCTTCCCCATTGCCAGCCCCTAACCCTGCACCTGAGTCTGAGCCACCTGCTGAGGAGGGGGCGCTGGGCCCCACTGAGCCCATCTCAGAGATGGTTCCGCCTGTGAAGAGGAGCCTGGGCAAGGTGCCCAAGTGGCTGAAGCTGCCAG CCAACAAGAGGTGA
- the ASPSCR1 gene encoding tether containing UBX domain for GLUT4 isoform X6, with amino-acid sequence MAAPAGGGGSAVSVLAPNGRRHTVKVTPSTVLLQVRIALQLDDGSRLQDTFCSGQTLWELLSHFAQTRDGLQQPGGATPVCVYTRDEVMGEAALRDTTLQSLGLTGGSASIRFVMKRCDPVGKTPASLGSSASAGQAAASPPLPLESGELCRGDLSRQEDVDTMGSSCEDLQKKQSMRAPMPAPFVPFSGGGQRLGGPSGPMRPLISSSAKLPTSLSSPGGPSKPKKSKPGQDPQQEPEPEPPVDREPVVCHPDLEERLQAWSAELPDEFFELTVDDLRRRLAQLKSERKRLEEAPLMTKAFREAQMKEKLERYPKVALRVLFPDRYILQGFFRPSETVGDLRDFVRSHLGHPELPFYLCTFCPQSSPLQKQSWTTTRAPSFSPTPDCGPEQPGAGRGMPSAWQLQHSTVVPRHPSGPAPPRLPEANLFPAALVHFGAKEPAGVYLEPGLLERTISPSAADVLVARYMSRATRSPSPLPAPNPAPESEPPAEEGALGPTEPISEMVPPVKRSLGKVPKWLKLPANKR; translated from the exons GTTCGCATTGCTTTGCAGCTGGATGATGGCTCCAGGTTGCAGGACACCTTCTGTTCAGGCCAGACCCTCTGGGAGCTTCTCAGCCATTTTGCACAGACCAG GGACGGCCTGCAGCAGCCTGGTGGGGCGACCCCAGTGTGCGTGTACACAAGGGATGAG GTGATGGGTGAAGCTGCCCTGAGGGACACCACACTGCAGTCGCTGGGCCTCACGGGGGGCAGTGCCTCCATCAG GTTTGTCATGAAGCGCTGTGACCCTGTGGGCAAGACCCCAGCAAGCCTGGGCTCATCAGCGTCGGCTGGCCAGGCAGCTGCCAGCCCTCCACTCCCCTTGGAATCTGGGGAGCTCTGCCGTGGTGACCTGAGCCGTCAGGAGGACGTGGACACCATGGGGTCCAGCTGCGAGGATTTGCAGAAGAAGCAGAGCATGAGGGCGCCCATGCCTGCCCCCTTCGTTCCTTTCTCAGGCGGGGGACAGCGACTGGGGGGCCCCTCTGGGCCCATGAGGCCTCTGATTTCATCATCAGCCAAGTTGCCAACATCCCTCTCCAGCCCCGGAGGCCCCTCCAAGCCAAAGAAGTCCAAGCCTGGCCAGGATCCCCAGcaggagccagagccagagccg CCTGTGGACCGGGAGCCAGTGGTGTGCCACCCCGACCTGGAGGAGCGGCTGCAGGCCTGGTCGGCAGAGCTGCCTGACGAGTTCTTCGAGCTGACGGTGGACGATCTGAGAAGACGCTTGGCCCAGCTCAAGAGTGAGCG GAAGCGCCTGGAAGAAGCACCCTTGATGACTAAGGCCTTCAGGGAGGCGCAGATGAAGGAGAAGCTGGAGCGCTACCCAAAG GTGGCTCTGAGGGTCCTGTTCCCTGACCGCTACATCCTGCAGGGCTTCTTTCGCCCCAGCGAGACAG TAGGGGACTTGCGAGACTTCGTGAGGAGCCACTTGGGGCACCCTGAGCTGCCATTTTACCTGT GCACCTTCTGTCCTCAGTCATCACCCCTCCAAAAACAGTCCTGGACAACTACTCGTGCACCCTCTTTCAG CCCCACCCCAGACTGTGGCCCCGAGCAGCCTGGAGCCGGGAGGGGGATGCCTTCAGCCTGGCAGCTGCAGCACTCCACAGTGGTCCCGAGGCATCCGTCAGGCCCTGCCCCACCCCGCCTTCCTGAG GCGAACCTCTTCCCGGCTGCTCTGGTGCACTTTGGAGCCAAGGAACCAGCAG GTGTCTACCTGGAGCCTGGCCTGCTGGAGCGCACCATCTCCCCATCCGCGGCCGACGTGCTGGTGGCCAG GTACATGTCCAGAGCCACCAGGTCCCCTTCCCCATTGCCAGCCCCTAACCCTGCACCTGAGTCTGAGCCACCTGCTGAGGAGGGGGCGCTGGGCCCCACTGAGCCCATCTCAGAGATGGTTCCGCCTGTGAAGAGGAGCCTGGGCAAGGTGCCCAAGTGGCTGAAGCTGCCAG CCAACAAGAGGTGA
- the ASPSCR1 gene encoding tether containing UBX domain for GLUT4 isoform X9: MALLGLCSQRRIGACMGKGAPTRSEECMDMKNTGQETKENTSNPRTWRESPGGRLGLFWVWHLLLFCLVLSRFTKASPASSSGSADPSVGSPGECTAGPCGLDTHRDGLQQPGGATPVCVYTRDEVMGEAALRDTTLQSLGLTGGSASIRFVMKRCDPVGKTPASLGSSASAGQAAASPPLPLESGELCRGDLSRQEDVDTMGSSCEDLQKKQSMRAPMPAPFVPFSGGGQRLGGPSGPMRPLISSSAKLPTSLSSPGGPSKPKKSKPGQDPQQEPEPEPPVDREPVVCHPDLEERLQAWSAELPDEFFELTVDDLRRRLAQLKSERKRLEEAPLMTKAFREAQMKEKLERYPKVALRVLFPDRYILQGFFRPSETVGDLRDFVRSHLGHPELPFYLFITPPKTVLDNYSCTLFQANLFPAALVHFGAKEPAGVYLEPGLLERTISPSAADVLVARYMSRATRSPSPLPAPNPAPESEPPAEEGALGPTEPISEMVPPVKRSLGKVPKWLKLPANKR, from the exons ATGGCGCTGCTGGGCCTCTGCAGCCAGAGGAGGATTGGGGCCTGCATGGGGAAGGGAGCCCCCACCCGGAGTGAGGAATGCATGGACATGAAAAATACAGgccaggaaacaaaagaaaatacgtCAAACCCACGCACATGGCGAGAGTCCCCCGGCGGCCGTCTGGGCCTGTTCTGGGTGTGGCACCTCCTGCTTTTCTGCTTGGTCCTTTCTCGTTTCACGAAGGCGAGTCCTGCTTCTTCAAGCGGGTCCGCAGATCCCAGTGTTGGGAGCCCTGGTGAGTGCACGGCCGGCCCCTGCGGCTTGGACACCCACAG GGACGGCCTGCAGCAGCCTGGTGGGGCGACCCCAGTGTGCGTGTACACAAGGGATGAG GTGATGGGTGAAGCTGCCCTGAGGGACACCACACTGCAGTCGCTGGGCCTCACGGGGGGCAGTGCCTCCATCAG GTTTGTCATGAAGCGCTGTGACCCTGTGGGCAAGACCCCAGCAAGCCTGGGCTCATCAGCGTCGGCTGGCCAGGCAGCTGCCAGCCCTCCACTCCCCTTGGAATCTGGGGAGCTCTGCCGTGGTGACCTGAGCCGTCAGGAGGACGTGGACACCATGGGGTCCAGCTGCGAGGATTTGCAGAAGAAGCAGAGCATGAGGGCGCCCATGCCTGCCCCCTTCGTTCCTTTCTCAGGCGGGGGACAGCGACTGGGGGGCCCCTCTGGGCCCATGAGGCCTCTGATTTCATCATCAGCCAAGTTGCCAACATCCCTCTCCAGCCCCGGAGGCCCCTCCAAGCCAAAGAAGTCCAAGCCTGGCCAGGATCCCCAGcaggagccagagccagagccg CCTGTGGACCGGGAGCCAGTGGTGTGCCACCCCGACCTGGAGGAGCGGCTGCAGGCCTGGTCGGCAGAGCTGCCTGACGAGTTCTTCGAGCTGACGGTGGACGATCTGAGAAGACGCTTGGCCCAGCTCAAGAGTGAGCG GAAGCGCCTGGAAGAAGCACCCTTGATGACTAAGGCCTTCAGGGAGGCGCAGATGAAGGAGAAGCTGGAGCGCTACCCAAAG GTGGCTCTGAGGGTCCTGTTCCCTGACCGCTACATCCTGCAGGGCTTCTTTCGCCCCAGCGAGACAG TAGGGGACTTGCGAGACTTCGTGAGGAGCCACTTGGGGCACCCTGAGCTGCCATTTTACCTGT TCATCACCCCTCCAAAAACAGTCCTGGACAACTACTCGTGCACCCTCTTTCAG GCGAACCTCTTCCCGGCTGCTCTGGTGCACTTTGGAGCCAAGGAACCAGCAG GTGTCTACCTGGAGCCTGGCCTGCTGGAGCGCACCATCTCCCCATCCGCGGCCGACGTGCTGGTGGCCAG GTACATGTCCAGAGCCACCAGGTCCCCTTCCCCATTGCCAGCCCCTAACCCTGCACCTGAGTCTGAGCCACCTGCTGAGGAGGGGGCGCTGGGCCCCACTGAGCCCATCTCAGAGATGGTTCCGCCTGTGAAGAGGAGCCTGGGCAAGGTGCCCAAGTGGCTGAAGCTGCCAG CCAACAAGAGGTGA
- the ASPSCR1 gene encoding tether containing UBX domain for GLUT4 isoform X2, whose amino-acid sequence MALLGLCSQRRIGACMGKGAPTRSEECMDMKNTGQETKENTSNPRTWRESPGGRLGLFWVWHLLLFCLVLSRFTKASPASSSGSADPSVGSPGECTAGPCGLDTHRDGLQQPGGATPVCVYTRDEVMGEAALRDTTLQSLGLTGGSASIRFVMKRCDPVGKTPASLGSSASAGQAAASPPLPLESGELCRGDLSRQEDVDTMGSSCEDLQKKQSMRAPMPAPFVPFSGGGQRLGGPSGPMRPLISSSAKLPTSLSSPGGPSKPKKSKPGQDPQQEPEPEPPVDREPVVCHPDLEERLQAWSAELPDEFFELTVDDLRRRLAQLKSERKRLEEAPLMTKAFREAQMKEKLERYPKVALRVLFPDRYILQGFFRPSETVGDLRDFVRSHLGHPELPFYLCTFCPQSSPLQKQSWTTTRAPSFSPTPDCGPEQPGAGRGMPSAWQLQHSTVVPRHPSGPAPPRLPEANLFPAALVHFGAKEPAGVYLEPGLLERTISPSAADVLVARYMSRATRSPSPLPAPNPAPESEPPAEEGALGPTEPISEMVPPVKRSLGKVPKWLKLPANKR is encoded by the exons ATGGCGCTGCTGGGCCTCTGCAGCCAGAGGAGGATTGGGGCCTGCATGGGGAAGGGAGCCCCCACCCGGAGTGAGGAATGCATGGACATGAAAAATACAGgccaggaaacaaaagaaaatacgtCAAACCCACGCACATGGCGAGAGTCCCCCGGCGGCCGTCTGGGCCTGTTCTGGGTGTGGCACCTCCTGCTTTTCTGCTTGGTCCTTTCTCGTTTCACGAAGGCGAGTCCTGCTTCTTCAAGCGGGTCCGCAGATCCCAGTGTTGGGAGCCCTGGTGAGTGCACGGCCGGCCCCTGCGGCTTGGACACCCACAG GGACGGCCTGCAGCAGCCTGGTGGGGCGACCCCAGTGTGCGTGTACACAAGGGATGAG GTGATGGGTGAAGCTGCCCTGAGGGACACCACACTGCAGTCGCTGGGCCTCACGGGGGGCAGTGCCTCCATCAG GTTTGTCATGAAGCGCTGTGACCCTGTGGGCAAGACCCCAGCAAGCCTGGGCTCATCAGCGTCGGCTGGCCAGGCAGCTGCCAGCCCTCCACTCCCCTTGGAATCTGGGGAGCTCTGCCGTGGTGACCTGAGCCGTCAGGAGGACGTGGACACCATGGGGTCCAGCTGCGAGGATTTGCAGAAGAAGCAGAGCATGAGGGCGCCCATGCCTGCCCCCTTCGTTCCTTTCTCAGGCGGGGGACAGCGACTGGGGGGCCCCTCTGGGCCCATGAGGCCTCTGATTTCATCATCAGCCAAGTTGCCAACATCCCTCTCCAGCCCCGGAGGCCCCTCCAAGCCAAAGAAGTCCAAGCCTGGCCAGGATCCCCAGcaggagccagagccagagccg CCTGTGGACCGGGAGCCAGTGGTGTGCCACCCCGACCTGGAGGAGCGGCTGCAGGCCTGGTCGGCAGAGCTGCCTGACGAGTTCTTCGAGCTGACGGTGGACGATCTGAGAAGACGCTTGGCCCAGCTCAAGAGTGAGCG GAAGCGCCTGGAAGAAGCACCCTTGATGACTAAGGCCTTCAGGGAGGCGCAGATGAAGGAGAAGCTGGAGCGCTACCCAAAG GTGGCTCTGAGGGTCCTGTTCCCTGACCGCTACATCCTGCAGGGCTTCTTTCGCCCCAGCGAGACAG TAGGGGACTTGCGAGACTTCGTGAGGAGCCACTTGGGGCACCCTGAGCTGCCATTTTACCTGT GCACCTTCTGTCCTCAGTCATCACCCCTCCAAAAACAGTCCTGGACAACTACTCGTGCACCCTCTTTCAG CCCCACCCCAGACTGTGGCCCCGAGCAGCCTGGAGCCGGGAGGGGGATGCCTTCAGCCTGGCAGCTGCAGCACTCCACAGTGGTCCCGAGGCATCCGTCAGGCCCTGCCCCACCCCGCCTTCCTGAG GCGAACCTCTTCCCGGCTGCTCTGGTGCACTTTGGAGCCAAGGAACCAGCAG GTGTCTACCTGGAGCCTGGCCTGCTGGAGCGCACCATCTCCCCATCCGCGGCCGACGTGCTGGTGGCCAG GTACATGTCCAGAGCCACCAGGTCCCCTTCCCCATTGCCAGCCCCTAACCCTGCACCTGAGTCTGAGCCACCTGCTGAGGAGGGGGCGCTGGGCCCCACTGAGCCCATCTCAGAGATGGTTCCGCCTGTGAAGAGGAGCCTGGGCAAGGTGCCCAAGTGGCTGAAGCTGCCAG CCAACAAGAGGTGA
- the ASPSCR1 gene encoding tether containing UBX domain for GLUT4 isoform X11, which translates to MALLGLCSQRRIGACMGKGAPTRSEECMDMKNTGQETKENTSNPRTWRESPGGRLGLFWVWHLLLFCLVLSRFTKASPASSSGSADPSVGSPGECTAGPCGLDTHRDGLQQPGGATPVCVYTRDEVMGEAALRDTTLQSLGLTGGSASIRFVMKRCDPVGKTPASLGSSASAGQAAASPPLPLESGELCRGDLSRQEDVDTMGSSCEDLQKKQSMRAPMPAPFVPFSGGGQRLGGPSGPMRPLISSSAKLPTSLSSPGGPSKPKKSKPGQDPQQEPEPEPPVDREPVVCHPDLEERLQAWSAELPDEFFELTVDDLRRRLAQLKSERKRLEEAPLMTKAFREAQMKEKLERYPKVALRVLFPDRYILQGFFRPSETVGDLRDFVRSHLGHPELPFYLCTFCPQSSPLQKQSWTTTRAPSFRRTSSRLLWCTLEPRNQQVSTWSLACWSAPSPHPRPTCWWPGTCPEPPGPLPHCQPLTLHLSLSHLLRRGRWAPLSPSQRWFRL; encoded by the exons ATGGCGCTGCTGGGCCTCTGCAGCCAGAGGAGGATTGGGGCCTGCATGGGGAAGGGAGCCCCCACCCGGAGTGAGGAATGCATGGACATGAAAAATACAGgccaggaaacaaaagaaaatacgtCAAACCCACGCACATGGCGAGAGTCCCCCGGCGGCCGTCTGGGCCTGTTCTGGGTGTGGCACCTCCTGCTTTTCTGCTTGGTCCTTTCTCGTTTCACGAAGGCGAGTCCTGCTTCTTCAAGCGGGTCCGCAGATCCCAGTGTTGGGAGCCCTGGTGAGTGCACGGCCGGCCCCTGCGGCTTGGACACCCACAG GGACGGCCTGCAGCAGCCTGGTGGGGCGACCCCAGTGTGCGTGTACACAAGGGATGAG GTGATGGGTGAAGCTGCCCTGAGGGACACCACACTGCAGTCGCTGGGCCTCACGGGGGGCAGTGCCTCCATCAG GTTTGTCATGAAGCGCTGTGACCCTGTGGGCAAGACCCCAGCAAGCCTGGGCTCATCAGCGTCGGCTGGCCAGGCAGCTGCCAGCCCTCCACTCCCCTTGGAATCTGGGGAGCTCTGCCGTGGTGACCTGAGCCGTCAGGAGGACGTGGACACCATGGGGTCCAGCTGCGAGGATTTGCAGAAGAAGCAGAGCATGAGGGCGCCCATGCCTGCCCCCTTCGTTCCTTTCTCAGGCGGGGGACAGCGACTGGGGGGCCCCTCTGGGCCCATGAGGCCTCTGATTTCATCATCAGCCAAGTTGCCAACATCCCTCTCCAGCCCCGGAGGCCCCTCCAAGCCAAAGAAGTCCAAGCCTGGCCAGGATCCCCAGcaggagccagagccagagccg CCTGTGGACCGGGAGCCAGTGGTGTGCCACCCCGACCTGGAGGAGCGGCTGCAGGCCTGGTCGGCAGAGCTGCCTGACGAGTTCTTCGAGCTGACGGTGGACGATCTGAGAAGACGCTTGGCCCAGCTCAAGAGTGAGCG GAAGCGCCTGGAAGAAGCACCCTTGATGACTAAGGCCTTCAGGGAGGCGCAGATGAAGGAGAAGCTGGAGCGCTACCCAAAG GTGGCTCTGAGGGTCCTGTTCCCTGACCGCTACATCCTGCAGGGCTTCTTTCGCCCCAGCGAGACAG TAGGGGACTTGCGAGACTTCGTGAGGAGCCACTTGGGGCACCCTGAGCTGCCATTTTACCTGT GCACCTTCTGTCCTCAGTCATCACCCCTCCAAAAACAGTCCTGGACAACTACTCGTGCACCCTCTTTCAG GCGAACCTCTTCCCGGCTGCTCTGGTGCACTTTGGAGCCAAGGAACCAGCAG GTGTCTACCTGGAGCCTGGCCTGCTGGAGCGCACCATCTCCCCATCCGCGGCCGACGTGCTGGTGGCCAG GTACATGTCCAGAGCCACCAGGTCCCCTTCCCCATTGCCAGCCCCTAACCCTGCACCTGAGTCTGAGCCACCTGCTGAGGAGGGGGCGCTGGGCCCCACTGAGCCCATCTCAGAGATGGTTCCGCCTGTGA
- the ASPSCR1 gene encoding tether containing UBX domain for GLUT4 isoform X15, protein MALLGLCSQRRIGACMGKGAPTRSEECMDMKNTGQETKENTSNPRTWRESPGGRLGLFWVWHLLLFCLVLSRFTKASPASSSGSADPSVGSPGECTAGPCGLDTHRDGLQQPGGATPVCVYTRDEVMGEAALRDTTLQSLGLTGGSASIRFVMKRCDPVGKTPASLGSSASAGQAAASPPLPLESGELCRGDLSRQEDVDTMGSSCEDLQKKQSMRAPMPAPFVPFSGGGQRLGGPSGPMRPLISSSAKLPTSLSSPGGPSKPKKSKPGQDPQQEPEPEPPVDREPVVCHPDLEERLQAWSAELPDEFFELTVDDLRRRLAQLKSERKRLEEAPLMTKAFREAQMKEKLERYPKVALRVLFPDRYILQGFFRPSETVGDLRDFVRSHLGHPELPFYLFITPPKTVLDNYSCTLFQANLFPAALVHFGAKEPAGTCPEPPGPLPHCQPLTLHLSLSHLLRRGRWAPLSPSQRWFRL, encoded by the exons ATGGCGCTGCTGGGCCTCTGCAGCCAGAGGAGGATTGGGGCCTGCATGGGGAAGGGAGCCCCCACCCGGAGTGAGGAATGCATGGACATGAAAAATACAGgccaggaaacaaaagaaaatacgtCAAACCCACGCACATGGCGAGAGTCCCCCGGCGGCCGTCTGGGCCTGTTCTGGGTGTGGCACCTCCTGCTTTTCTGCTTGGTCCTTTCTCGTTTCACGAAGGCGAGTCCTGCTTCTTCAAGCGGGTCCGCAGATCCCAGTGTTGGGAGCCCTGGTGAGTGCACGGCCGGCCCCTGCGGCTTGGACACCCACAG GGACGGCCTGCAGCAGCCTGGTGGGGCGACCCCAGTGTGCGTGTACACAAGGGATGAG GTGATGGGTGAAGCTGCCCTGAGGGACACCACACTGCAGTCGCTGGGCCTCACGGGGGGCAGTGCCTCCATCAG GTTTGTCATGAAGCGCTGTGACCCTGTGGGCAAGACCCCAGCAAGCCTGGGCTCATCAGCGTCGGCTGGCCAGGCAGCTGCCAGCCCTCCACTCCCCTTGGAATCTGGGGAGCTCTGCCGTGGTGACCTGAGCCGTCAGGAGGACGTGGACACCATGGGGTCCAGCTGCGAGGATTTGCAGAAGAAGCAGAGCATGAGGGCGCCCATGCCTGCCCCCTTCGTTCCTTTCTCAGGCGGGGGACAGCGACTGGGGGGCCCCTCTGGGCCCATGAGGCCTCTGATTTCATCATCAGCCAAGTTGCCAACATCCCTCTCCAGCCCCGGAGGCCCCTCCAAGCCAAAGAAGTCCAAGCCTGGCCAGGATCCCCAGcaggagccagagccagagccg CCTGTGGACCGGGAGCCAGTGGTGTGCCACCCCGACCTGGAGGAGCGGCTGCAGGCCTGGTCGGCAGAGCTGCCTGACGAGTTCTTCGAGCTGACGGTGGACGATCTGAGAAGACGCTTGGCCCAGCTCAAGAGTGAGCG GAAGCGCCTGGAAGAAGCACCCTTGATGACTAAGGCCTTCAGGGAGGCGCAGATGAAGGAGAAGCTGGAGCGCTACCCAAAG GTGGCTCTGAGGGTCCTGTTCCCTGACCGCTACATCCTGCAGGGCTTCTTTCGCCCCAGCGAGACAG TAGGGGACTTGCGAGACTTCGTGAGGAGCCACTTGGGGCACCCTGAGCTGCCATTTTACCTGT TCATCACCCCTCCAAAAACAGTCCTGGACAACTACTCGTGCACCCTCTTTCAG GCGAACCTCTTCCCGGCTGCTCTGGTGCACTTTGGAGCCAAGGAACCAGCAG GTACATGTCCAGAGCCACCAGGTCCCCTTCCCCATTGCCAGCCCCTAACCCTGCACCTGAGTCTGAGCCACCTGCTGAGGAGGGGGCGCTGGGCCCCACTGAGCCCATCTCAGAGATGGTTCCGCCTGTGA
- the ASPSCR1 gene encoding tether containing UBX domain for GLUT4 isoform X7 produces the protein MHGHEKYRPGNKRKYVKPTHMARVPRRPSGPVLGVAPPAFLLGPFSFHEGESCFFKRVRRSQCWEPWDGLQQPGGATPVCVYTRDEVMGEAALRDTTLQSLGLTGGSASIRFVMKRCDPVGKTPASLGSSASAGQAAASPPLPLESGELCRGDLSRQEDVDTMGSSCEDLQKKQSMRAPMPAPFVPFSGGGQRLGGPSGPMRPLISSSAKLPTSLSSPGGPSKPKKSKPGQDPQQEPEPEPPVDREPVVCHPDLEERLQAWSAELPDEFFELTVDDLRRRLAQLKSERKRLEEAPLMTKAFREAQMKEKLERYPKVALRVLFPDRYILQGFFRPSETVGDLRDFVRSHLGHPELPFYLCTFCPQSSPLQKQSWTTTRAPSFSPTPDCGPEQPGAGRGMPSAWQLQHSTVVPRHPSGPAPPRLPEANLFPAALVHFGAKEPAGVYLEPGLLERTISPSAADVLVARYMSRATRSPSPLPAPNPAPESEPPAEEGALGPTEPISEMVPPVKRSLGKVPKWLKLPANKR, from the exons ATGCATGGACATGAAAAATACAGgccaggaaacaaaagaaaatacgtCAAACCCACGCACATGGCGAGAGTCCCCCGGCGGCCGTCTGGGCCTGTTCTGGGTGTGGCACCTCCTGCTTTTCTGCTTGGTCCTTTCTCGTTTCACGAAGGCGAGTCCTGCTTCTTCAAGCGGGTCCGCAGATCCCAGTGTTGGGAGCCCTG GGACGGCCTGCAGCAGCCTGGTGGGGCGACCCCAGTGTGCGTGTACACAAGGGATGAG GTGATGGGTGAAGCTGCCCTGAGGGACACCACACTGCAGTCGCTGGGCCTCACGGGGGGCAGTGCCTCCATCAG GTTTGTCATGAAGCGCTGTGACCCTGTGGGCAAGACCCCAGCAAGCCTGGGCTCATCAGCGTCGGCTGGCCAGGCAGCTGCCAGCCCTCCACTCCCCTTGGAATCTGGGGAGCTCTGCCGTGGTGACCTGAGCCGTCAGGAGGACGTGGACACCATGGGGTCCAGCTGCGAGGATTTGCAGAAGAAGCAGAGCATGAGGGCGCCCATGCCTGCCCCCTTCGTTCCTTTCTCAGGCGGGGGACAGCGACTGGGGGGCCCCTCTGGGCCCATGAGGCCTCTGATTTCATCATCAGCCAAGTTGCCAACATCCCTCTCCAGCCCCGGAGGCCCCTCCAAGCCAAAGAAGTCCAAGCCTGGCCAGGATCCCCAGcaggagccagagccagagccg CCTGTGGACCGGGAGCCAGTGGTGTGCCACCCCGACCTGGAGGAGCGGCTGCAGGCCTGGTCGGCAGAGCTGCCTGACGAGTTCTTCGAGCTGACGGTGGACGATCTGAGAAGACGCTTGGCCCAGCTCAAGAGTGAGCG GAAGCGCCTGGAAGAAGCACCCTTGATGACTAAGGCCTTCAGGGAGGCGCAGATGAAGGAGAAGCTGGAGCGCTACCCAAAG GTGGCTCTGAGGGTCCTGTTCCCTGACCGCTACATCCTGCAGGGCTTCTTTCGCCCCAGCGAGACAG TAGGGGACTTGCGAGACTTCGTGAGGAGCCACTTGGGGCACCCTGAGCTGCCATTTTACCTGT GCACCTTCTGTCCTCAGTCATCACCCCTCCAAAAACAGTCCTGGACAACTACTCGTGCACCCTCTTTCAG CCCCACCCCAGACTGTGGCCCCGAGCAGCCTGGAGCCGGGAGGGGGATGCCTTCAGCCTGGCAGCTGCAGCACTCCACAGTGGTCCCGAGGCATCCGTCAGGCCCTGCCCCACCCCGCCTTCCTGAG GCGAACCTCTTCCCGGCTGCTCTGGTGCACTTTGGAGCCAAGGAACCAGCAG GTGTCTACCTGGAGCCTGGCCTGCTGGAGCGCACCATCTCCCCATCCGCGGCCGACGTGCTGGTGGCCAG GTACATGTCCAGAGCCACCAGGTCCCCTTCCCCATTGCCAGCCCCTAACCCTGCACCTGAGTCTGAGCCACCTGCTGAGGAGGGGGCGCTGGGCCCCACTGAGCCCATCTCAGAGATGGTTCCGCCTGTGAAGAGGAGCCTGGGCAAGGTGCCCAAGTGGCTGAAGCTGCCAG CCAACAAGAGGTGA